The Mercurialis annua linkage group LG7, ddMerAnnu1.2, whole genome shotgun sequence genome includes the window CTGAGTATATATGAGCACTTGTCAGACAATGATTTGTTGCTGCCACTGACTTAACTGGATCATATAACACTTCAAACTCCTCTCTTGAATCTGTCAACACAATCAAGTAAATCATTTTGACACACTTCCTGACATGTTTGTCTTTCAAATAAAATGCGAAAGATATATTACCTCTAATGTAGAAACTGATTGAAGAAGTTCCACACACTCCTCTAACAGCAACTTCTCTTGTGAAACTACTTGTGCTAATTCTGAAAGTAATTCTGCATTCTTTTCAGTCTGATGATCATATCAAACAATTTCAACATTAGTTCCGACAAGAGGAAGTACTTGTAGTGATGTATTTTCTTTAACAATTGGTTCTTACCAGCGGTAAAAATGTAGTTAACACCGACTTGACGGAGGTTGTGAGATCCGATGCATGTCGAAGTGCGATGAAAGTCGATTGTGGGTCAACCTTTGCACCTTCAATGAGGGGAACTTTACAAACAACAGAATGTAAACACTCTTTGGTCTTCGAAACTGCAGACATGTGCTGTCTTTCCATATCTCCCCAAGCTTCGAGTTGTTTAATCTGCACAAATTTATCGTATTCGTATCATCATACTAAATTATATATGGATCACAATTTTCGATTCAACCTAATATGTATATAATTAGTCATCCTTTCATGACCAAATGTTACTAACTTGAGAATGCAGTATCAAGTCCAGCTTCATGTCACACTTTTCCTTCTGAAGCTGTAATTTCTTTAGCATCACAGATTTTCGCAAATTTTCTAGACTCTCACATGCACaaaacaaatcgttctgcaaaATCCATTCGGAGAAGAATGTTAGAGACTTGAAATCAGGAAGGATTGCGACAAGTGTAACATgtacattgcaaaacaaaattCAGTCATCATCAGTCTGCAATTTATAGACAGGCAGCCTATTTTTTACTTTTGGTTTTCACCATTTTCTTATCATGCTTTTATATCAATCAAATTCGTATATCTTTTGATTCTATGAAATGACAATTATGATGTATGTTTGTGCAACAAACGATTCATTTCAAATAGCTCTGCCTTAGGACAACCAATGGAAGCTAGACTGTTGCAACTTTGTTTATCACAAATTCATATTCGAGAAtgatttataaaagaaataccTCAATTTTTTCATCATGTAACGGATTGGGATTTTACGCATAAAACGATCAAAAAAGCCATAATTTCTTGCTCAAATCAGATGTTTGCAGAGAAGCAACAAAATAGATATTAATAAGCAAAGTTGATCATACATACCTCTACTTGCTTAGCAATGTTTCCATTCACAGCATTAACTCTATCGTTTGCATAACGCCATTGCATCTGCCCGTTATGGAGCATTCTGAGCTGATGAATGCTCTCTGAATTCCCAGACCCCAAATCTGATGAACTTGGCCAAGCCACTTTCTTACTTTTAAACAAGTCCAGCCCCAAATTCAGCAATTTCTCCATTCCTTTAGTGCTACTCCTCGAAGGACTCGACGGTGGCTTCATACTTGAAAATGACATTAGTCTTTCTTTACTTTCCACTGACATCGGCGGTGATCCTGAACGCCCCGGCGACAATGCCCATTGTGATGTGGCACTTCCATAACCAGTAAGAGAATTAGCCCTCTTAATTGCATTCTTGATATTAAATTTCCTCATTTTTGGAGAACCATCTAGCGATAGTGGAGGTTTTATGTTAGAATCTGATGAGCCTCTCCTAAGCTTTGTCGAAACATCTTGCAAATATTTTGAAGAAACCTCAATGCCAGATTTTCTTGAGGTTCTCCCCATAGCAGGAGAATTGCAATCTGTACATTCGGATTCTGAGTCGAGATTATCTGAAACAGAAACAGAAACAGAATCTGATTTTCGCCGAGATGCAGCAGTAGTTTTCGAGTTTCGAAATAGTGCATTTTCATCAACTGATAATCTTCCTGATGCAAAATTTGAACTATCAAACAAATTATTTGCAGAGGATGAAGACGACGATGAAGAAGAAGCTCTTCCTGGAAGGAAAAGCTTCTTCGTATATCTCAAAGAACCTCCGAGTTGTCTATGGTTCTCTTTCGTAATTTCCTTCTCTTTTTCATTCTGATTCTGATTCTCAAACCTACTGAACTCCGAACAACTTCTTTGTCTAGTAATTGAGAAGACACTGCTGCTGTTTTTAGAAGGCTTCTCATCCTTTTTCTTGTCCAGCAAGTCTCTGAGCCTTTCATTTCCGAGATGATCAGCAAGAGTTCCGAGgttatttttgttgtttaacGATGAATAATGTGAGGGAGATGAGGAAGCAGACGATGAAGGCCAAAGCCCTCGAGTAAAACCAGAGTCGTCGACGCTCCGGTGCTTTTTGTCATCGGTGGATTTATGACGAACAAGTGAAGAAGCTTGGCTTGAAGTTGGAGATGGAGTTGAAAGTCGATGATCCTGTGAAGTTGAGACTGGAGACAAATATCTAGAGCTTACTCCACGggacttcaatttttttagcttCAGATACTG containing:
- the LOC126656082 gene encoding QWRF motif-containing protein 3, producing the protein MKTDTEASLSNQYLKLKKLKSRGVSSRYLSPVSTSQDHRLSTPSPTSSQASSLVRHKSTDDKKHRSVDDSGFTRGLWPSSSASSSPSHYSSLNNKNNLGTLADHLGNERLRDLLDKKKDEKPSKNSSSVFSITRQRSCSEFSRFENQNQNEKEKEITKENHRQLGGSLRYTKKLFLPGRASSSSSSSSSANNLFDSSNFASGRLSVDENALFRNSKTTAASRRKSDSVSVSVSDNLDSESECTDCNSPAMGRTSRKSGIEVSSKYLQDVSTKLRRGSSDSNIKPPLSLDGSPKMRKFNIKNAIKRANSLTGYGSATSQWALSPGRSGSPPMSVESKERLMSFSSMKPPSSPSRSSTKGMEKLLNLGLDLFKSKKVAWPSSSDLGSGNSESIHQLRMLHNGQMQWRYANDRVNAVNGNIAKQVENDLFCACESLENLRKSVMLKKLQLQKEKCDMKLDLILHSQIKQLEAWGDMERQHMSAVSKTKECLHSVVCKVPLIEGAKVDPQSTFIALRHASDLTTSVKSVLTTFLPLTEKNAELLSELAQVVSQEKLLLEECVELLQSVSTLEIQERSLKCYMIQLSQWQQQIIV